The following proteins are encoded in a genomic region of Sulfurimonas sp. HSL3-7:
- a CDS encoding ABC transporter permease subunit: MTIEMGQIIGPLLLSLKTVMVCSTLFLLVGIPAAYYLAKEDLRFKWLFESVITMPLVFPPIALGFFLLILLGRDGVIGAFLGEFDITVIFEFPALVIAGFIAGLPLMVKPLQSAIEHFPKPIVEASFISGKGEMQTLFAVILPSIKRSLIAALLIASARALGEVGITLILGGNIIGETDTISLALYNAVIDGEYDLAWQLSGVLTSIALVLFFFLNILQKKNNY; encoded by the coding sequence GTGACGATCGAGATGGGACAGATCATCGGACCGCTGCTGCTGAGTCTGAAAACGGTCATGGTCTGCAGTACCCTCTTTCTTCTTGTCGGCATACCCGCCGCCTATTATCTCGCCAAAGAGGACCTGCGGTTCAAATGGCTGTTTGAGAGCGTCATCACGATGCCCCTCGTCTTTCCGCCGATCGCACTCGGCTTTTTCCTGCTGATACTGCTGGGGCGCGACGGCGTGATAGGCGCTTTTCTGGGGGAGTTTGACATCACCGTTATCTTCGAGTTTCCGGCCCTCGTCATCGCCGGTTTCATCGCCGGCCTCCCGCTGATGGTCAAACCCCTCCAGTCCGCCATAGAGCACTTCCCGAAGCCGATCGTCGAAGCCTCTTTCATCAGCGGTAAGGGGGAGATGCAGACGCTTTTTGCCGTCATACTGCCGAGCATCAAACGCAGTCTGATCGCCGCCCTGCTGATCGCCTCGGCGAGGGCACTTGGCGAGGTGGGCATCACCCTAATACTCGGCGGCAACATCATCGGAGAGACCGACACCATCTCGCTTGCGCTCTACAACGCCGTCATAGACGGCGAATACGATCTCGCATGGCAGCTAAGCGGCGTATTGACAAGCATCGCCCTGGTGCTCTTTTTCTTCCTGAACATCCTGCAGAAAAAAAACAACTATTAG
- a CDS encoding TOBE domain-containing protein, with protein MNKISASVTSIESVDSVSIVSFDAAGQPMRMMSLELDGMLAAGDSVTLGVKASSIALAKVLEGEFSISNRLECAVESLTEGQLLCSVKLRFGKALLESVITRESAERLHLQVGDTVTALIKASDVSILETIR; from the coding sequence ATGAACAAGATCAGTGCGAGCGTAACGTCTATCGAGAGCGTTGACAGTGTCAGTATTGTCAGCTTTGATGCCGCCGGCCAGCCGATGCGGATGATGTCGCTTGAGCTTGACGGCATGCTTGCGGCAGGCGACAGCGTGACCCTGGGCGTCAAAGCCTCGAGTATTGCTCTGGCCAAAGTGCTGGAGGGGGAGTTCAGTATCTCCAACCGTCTTGAGTGTGCGGTCGAAAGTCTGACGGAGGGGCAGCTGCTCTGCAGCGTAAAGCTCCGTTTCGGCAAGGCCCTGCTCGAGAGTGTCATCACCCGCGAATCTGCAGAGCGTCTGCACCTGCAGGTCGGCGATACCGTTACCGCACTGATCAAGGCCAGTGATGTCTCGATTCTTGAAACGATCAGATAG
- a CDS encoding class I SAM-dependent methyltransferase, protein MAMRKTGAPQRFDAIAREVFAPLYPVMAGRILESCGMQEGHCLDLGCGSGWLGRALAQQSRFCVTYLDISEAMLELAENHAQGCGLAERTSTLCSDVHAIGLPDASVDLVISRGSFPFWNTPEKAVAEILRVLRPGGHAFIGGGFGNAEIKKEVFAKMALRDPQWQERIKRHSVPDAAKRLVAGVMALDASEIEITRDERGFMAHFVR, encoded by the coding sequence ATGGCGATGCGTAAAACAGGGGCACCGCAGCGTTTCGATGCGATCGCAAGAGAGGTCTTTGCCCCGCTCTACCCCGTTATGGCCGGCAGGATCCTGGAGAGCTGCGGCATGCAGGAGGGGCACTGCCTCGACCTCGGCTGCGGCAGCGGCTGGCTCGGCAGAGCCCTGGCGCAGCAGAGCCGCTTCTGCGTCACCTATCTTGACATTTCTGAGGCGATGCTCGAACTCGCCGAAAACCATGCACAGGGCTGCGGCCTCGCCGAACGTACTTCGACACTCTGCAGCGATGTCCATGCCATCGGACTCCCCGACGCAAGCGTCGACCTTGTGATCAGCAGGGGTTCCTTCCCGTTTTGGAACACGCCGGAAAAAGCGGTTGCAGAGATCTTGCGTGTACTGCGTCCTGGCGGTCACGCCTTTATCGGCGGCGGTTTCGGCAATGCCGAAATAAAAAAGGAGGTATTTGCGAAGATGGCGCTGCGCGACCCGCAGTGGCAGGAGCGCATCAAACGCCACAGCGTGCCCGATGCGGCAAAACGGCTGGTAGCAGGGGTCATGGCCCTGGACGCCTCCGAAATCGAGATCACACGCGACGAGAGAGGCTTCATGGCCCATTTTGTACGCTGA
- the modA gene encoding molybdate ABC transporter substrate-binding protein — protein sequence MRRLLFLFTLAGTLLYAEQKIKIAAAAGYKKPLQEVIKAYRQEGGSPVKAIFGNVRQISVQAKHTDIALLIGDRNYLSDQSGLAFDGFTSLGSGKLVLAYPKNTALTACSDLAQERVRAIAIAKPSKAIYGIAAETFLQRSGLYETVKERLRIVATVPQVTAYLVANEVDAGLINLTAALANEKKLGGYLVIPQQYYEKIDIVAGTLPECSRSRDCQTFLDYLRGERAREIFKKYGL from the coding sequence ATGCGACGCCTTCTTTTTCTCTTCACCCTTGCCGGCACGCTTCTCTATGCTGAACAGAAGATCAAAATAGCGGCGGCGGCCGGCTACAAAAAGCCCCTACAGGAGGTCATAAAAGCCTATCGGCAGGAGGGAGGTTCCCCTGTCAAGGCCATTTTCGGCAATGTCAGACAGATCTCCGTTCAGGCAAAACACACCGATATCGCTCTTCTGATCGGCGACCGTAACTACCTCAGTGACCAGAGCGGCCTCGCCTTTGACGGGTTCACAAGTCTCGGAAGCGGCAAACTGGTGCTTGCCTACCCCAAAAATACCGCCCTGACGGCCTGCAGCGACCTTGCGCAGGAACGTGTCCGTGCCATTGCCATTGCCAAGCCCTCCAAGGCGATCTACGGCATCGCCGCAGAGACGTTCCTGCAGCGCAGCGGCCTCTACGAAACGGTCAAAGAGAGACTTCGTATTGTCGCAACCGTTCCGCAGGTCACCGCCTACCTGGTGGCCAACGAGGTCGATGCCGGGCTCATCAACCTGACCGCGGCGCTCGCAAACGAGAAGAAGCTCGGCGGCTACCTGGTCATACCGCAGCAGTACTATGAGAAGATCGACATTGTCGCGGGCACTCTGCCCGAATGCAGCCGCAGCAGAGACTGCCAGACCTTCCTCGACTACCTGCGGGGTGAGCGGGCCCGTGAAATATTCAAAAAGTACGGCCTGTGA
- a CDS encoding TOBE domain-containing protein, translated as MKISARNQIEAAVTAVEKGAVNAAVTLKAPMGTELSAIITNQSAEMLGLEAGQYVTGFFKASHVLIAIGGIPNISARNKLKGSVVKITKGAVNSEIDVKLVSGDIIVAIITNEAVTDLSLKEGSEVFAIIKSTDVMIAK; from the coding sequence GTGAAAATCAGTGCAAGAAATCAGATAGAAGCGGCTGTTACGGCGGTCGAAAAGGGTGCGGTGAATGCCGCCGTGACGCTGAAAGCGCCGATGGGTACCGAACTATCGGCAATCATCACCAACCAGAGTGCAGAGATGCTGGGGCTGGAAGCAGGTCAGTATGTGACAGGTTTTTTCAAAGCCTCGCACGTTCTGATCGCGATCGGTGGGATACCGAACATCAGTGCCCGTAACAAACTGAAGGGCAGCGTCGTTAAGATCACAAAAGGCGCTGTCAACAGCGAGATCGATGTCAAGCTTGTCAGCGGCGATATTATTGTGGCGATTATTACAAATGAGGCTGTAACCGACTTGTCTTTGAAAGAGGGCAGCGAAGTGTTCGCGATCATCAAATCGACCGACGTTATGATCGCAAAATAA
- a CDS encoding sulfite exporter TauE/SafE family protein: protein MKRSDRRNRAGFFAAAAVASLAGLIGLGGAEFRLPILKALFRLPSLKAVIFNKATSLVVVFFALFFRMHEISFGMLADHTSIILNLLGGSLIGAWVSAGIAMRISEQTLDAVIMVLLLAMAAVLLLDQTSFMQREELFFETLWARTLAGVTAGFFIGMVAAVLGVAGGELLIPTIVLLYGVDIKLAGSLSLAVSLPTMLVGFFRYSRGAAFEVLSQERGLLISMVVGSIVGAGIGALLLGVVPAGLLTVGLSLLLILSAIKIFRHKTA, encoded by the coding sequence TTGAAACGATCAGATAGACGAAACCGCGCGGGGTTCTTCGCGGCGGCTGCGGTCGCATCGCTGGCCGGTCTCATCGGGCTGGGCGGCGCGGAGTTCCGGCTGCCCATCCTCAAAGCACTCTTTCGTCTACCGTCGCTGAAGGCGGTCATCTTCAACAAAGCCACGTCGCTGGTCGTCGTCTTTTTCGCCCTTTTTTTCCGTATGCACGAGATATCGTTCGGTATGCTGGCCGATCATACTTCGATCATCCTCAACCTCCTTGGCGGCAGCCTGATCGGCGCATGGGTCTCGGCCGGTATCGCGATGCGTATATCGGAGCAGACCCTCGATGCGGTGATCATGGTGCTTCTTTTGGCAATGGCTGCTGTTCTTCTGCTTGACCAGACCTCCTTTATGCAGAGAGAAGAGCTCTTTTTCGAAACGCTGTGGGCGCGTACCTTGGCGGGTGTCACGGCTGGTTTTTTTATCGGGATGGTCGCGGCGGTGCTCGGTGTTGCCGGGGGAGAACTGCTTATTCCGACGATCGTTTTGCTCTACGGCGTCGATATCAAGCTGGCAGGAAGCCTTTCGCTGGCGGTCAGCCTGCCGACGATGCTGGTGGGCTTTTTCCGTTACAGCAGGGGCGCCGCTTTCGAGGTACTTTCCCAGGAGCGGGGGCTTCTGATTTCTATGGTGGTGGGCTCCATCGTCGGTGCCGGCATCGGAGCGCTGCTGCTCGGTGTTGTCCCGGCCGGGTTACTGACCGTGGGCCTTTCGCTGCTGCTTATACTCTCTGCGATCAAGATTTTCAGGCACAAAACGGCCTAG
- a CDS encoding TonB-dependent receptor: MQTKITLSLVLTALSYTSMLQAAESVALDTVVVDESAESNMEATVAPDTLAGVQSYSEAGIKTFSAQANTSALKGINMSPSVSFNSVDAFGSNESSFHDPMRIRGKNQSGPGGVLTVEGLPLNSNPGGGKTIYDMENFAYVDLYKGYMPVDKSLGFSNLIGKVDLIIDRPKNSFAVQLSQMAGSDNAARTFMRVDTGKMGDVSAFGSFSYTQGDKWKGDGDLERYNGMLGFAYTPNDRFKSELYVIMNKDTHNNYYQMTYEEASDLDTYYDKDYGKDATKAAYADYNKQKFEDTAVMANIEYAFAEGSKVSFKPYYLHDKGEYWFDTAPSNPANTAVKHWQIDHDLFGGVAQYEQKILEALRLKLGYWMHWQQPPGPPTDQELYDVSSGTPVYTKTAIQAETDYHEFNSPFIEFSGENSGFSYVAGLRYLNFRLAGIDNYKNGSIDPLSSVDAKIYREWLPSLYLAYAPQENLHFYTDYTRSYGYDVNLFPFYVSNQKQGQNFAAKGISLQQLWDKQQPELSDNFDLGMTYNTGGITLNPNLFFTRVTGKQASLYDAEYDVVYPTNNADAMSYGFELTASGAATSYLDFMVSGSYNRYYYTEDLQTGATKTASIKGNQIPDAPKYMANAAVTYHEGGWQLTPSLRYYSERYGDVDNTQKISGATLVDIDGSYTYKKLWAFKEATFRVTMTNLFNRQYISSIITPDNALAANTTKTSYQAGAPFGVYAGIALKF; this comes from the coding sequence ATGCAAACAAAAATCACATTATCCTTGGTGCTGACTGCACTTTCGTATACATCAATGCTCCAGGCTGCCGAAAGTGTTGCTCTCGATACGGTCGTCGTCGACGAAAGTGCCGAGAGCAACATGGAAGCGACTGTCGCGCCCGATACGCTCGCCGGCGTACAATCTTACTCCGAAGCGGGGATCAAAACATTTTCAGCGCAAGCCAACACATCGGCGCTGAAGGGGATCAACATGTCCCCTTCCGTCAGTTTCAATTCGGTGGATGCCTTCGGCTCGAACGAGAGCTCCTTCCACGACCCGATGCGCATCCGCGGTAAAAACCAGTCGGGGCCCGGCGGTGTGCTCACGGTCGAAGGGCTGCCGTTAAACAGCAATCCCGGCGGAGGAAAAACCATCTACGACATGGAAAACTTCGCCTATGTCGACCTCTACAAAGGTTACATGCCGGTGGACAAAAGTCTCGGCTTCTCCAATCTTATCGGCAAGGTCGACCTGATCATCGATAGGCCGAAAAACAGCTTTGCCGTCCAGCTCTCGCAGATGGCGGGAAGCGACAACGCCGCACGCACTTTTATGCGGGTGGACACGGGTAAAATGGGCGATGTGTCGGCCTTCGGCTCCTTCTCCTACACCCAGGGGGACAAATGGAAGGGTGACGGCGACCTTGAGCGCTATAACGGGATGCTGGGATTTGCCTATACCCCGAACGACCGCTTCAAGAGCGAACTCTATGTCATCATGAACAAAGATACCCATAACAACTACTACCAGATGACGTATGAGGAGGCCAGCGACCTCGACACCTATTACGACAAGGACTACGGCAAGGACGCTACAAAAGCCGCCTATGCCGATTACAACAAGCAGAAGTTCGAGGACACGGCCGTAATGGCCAACATAGAGTACGCCTTTGCAGAGGGCTCCAAAGTCAGTTTCAAGCCCTACTACCTCCATGACAAAGGGGAGTACTGGTTCGATACCGCCCCTTCAAATCCGGCCAACACCGCTGTCAAACACTGGCAGATCGACCATGACCTCTTCGGCGGCGTGGCGCAGTACGAGCAGAAGATTCTCGAAGCCCTGCGCCTCAAACTCGGCTACTGGATGCACTGGCAGCAGCCTCCGGGACCGCCGACCGACCAGGAGCTCTATGACGTCAGCAGCGGAACACCTGTCTATACAAAGACCGCCATTCAGGCCGAGACCGATTATCATGAGTTCAATTCCCCTTTCATCGAGTTTTCCGGCGAAAATAGCGGTTTCTCCTATGTCGCGGGGCTGCGCTACCTGAACTTCAGACTGGCAGGGATAGACAACTACAAAAACGGCTCGATCGATCCGCTCTCAAGCGTTGACGCAAAGATTTACAGAGAGTGGCTGCCGAGTCTCTACCTCGCCTACGCACCTCAGGAGAACCTGCACTTCTATACCGACTATACAAGAAGCTACGGTTACGATGTCAATCTCTTCCCGTTCTATGTCTCCAACCAGAAACAGGGACAGAACTTCGCGGCAAAAGGGATCTCACTGCAGCAGTTATGGGACAAACAGCAGCCCGAGCTCTCCGACAACTTTGATTTGGGGATGACGTATAACACCGGGGGGATCACCCTCAATCCGAACCTCTTCTTCACCCGTGTCACCGGTAAGCAGGCAAGTCTGTATGATGCCGAATATGATGTCGTCTATCCGACCAACAACGCCGATGCGATGAGCTACGGCTTCGAACTGACCGCCAGCGGTGCCGCGACGAGCTACCTTGATTTCATGGTAAGCGGCTCGTACAACCGCTACTACTATACGGAGGACCTCCAGACCGGTGCGACCAAGACTGCATCCATCAAGGGAAACCAGATCCCAGACGCCCCGAAATATATGGCCAACGCGGCCGTGACCTACCACGAGGGCGGGTGGCAGCTGACCCCTTCGCTGCGTTACTACTCCGAGCGCTACGGCGATGTGGACAATACCCAGAAGATCTCCGGAGCGACACTGGTCGATATCGATGGTTCCTACACCTATAAAAAACTCTGGGCGTTCAAAGAGGCGACCTTCAGGGTGACGATGACCAACCTCTTCAACCGCCAGTACATCTCATCCATCATCACACCGGACAATGCGCTCGCGGCCAACACGACAAAGACCAGCTATCAGGCCGGGGCGCCTTTCGGTGTCTATGCCGGTATAGCGCTCAAGTTCTAG
- a CDS encoding TonB-dependent receptor plug domain-containing protein, whose protein sequence is MRKLYVISLSASALLYGGTTVPLGSVDVATAPITVSSEGIVPSRNTSLPKSASTLEETITRETIEALNPSDIFDVLQYASSVFIQRQGRKAPAWVKVRGNRSLGIIIDGIYIPAAVTSRILATLPVEAIERIRIVRDSATLNLGPLPNGTGGLIGGDDAGYLVIETRLPSISSEGTLLLQGESFDRKHVNAMAGTLGENGYLNFIADYDKSNGDPDWTTGFEKRSLYAKGGLFFGNWTFDAQAFLTDTVQELQRSTTPGVSDAKWSYDPMRIAEGSAKLGYTSSYGVTSLSYAHSYLNSQLQQEKWSDPDYHATEEQRENFDDLRLDHAVSLGDHTLRAGLEGIWWHTPTGEYFYTGWEKKERTAGIFIQDEWQLGAFSLDAGLRVDKTWIDIGYEQIGPKKVRIEDQSYEPVMAVAVGGRWDYTKSSALFIRSRLSTQNAPDVETEDSSSLPASRRYNIEGGWENSSFVFLRPRLSLYFLNVMDAPYVSSQHPDPEDPTELVNVYSDKSWHEYGAELALAGTLSHLSYQLSYSYNANNDELLDNRIPNSTFNGVVSYRQNGYEATLGAYYVDRFETVNKAGTGDAGGYTNVDLSLGYAFRALSVDNKVQLYARNLADDDYESIYGFPSMGRVVGASYRLAF, encoded by the coding sequence ATGCGAAAACTATATGTGATCAGTCTGTCGGCGTCGGCACTGCTTTACGGCGGAACCACCGTCCCCCTTGGGAGTGTCGATGTTGCCACTGCTCCGATTACGGTATCGTCCGAAGGCATCGTCCCATCGCGTAACACCTCGCTACCGAAAAGCGCTTCAACGCTTGAAGAGACCATCACCCGCGAGACGATCGAGGCCCTGAACCCCTCCGATATCTTTGATGTGCTGCAGTATGCCAGCTCTGTTTTTATCCAGAGACAGGGGCGCAAAGCCCCTGCATGGGTCAAAGTCCGGGGCAACCGCTCTCTGGGGATCATTATCGACGGAATCTACATCCCTGCCGCTGTCACCAGCAGGATACTTGCCACCCTTCCGGTCGAAGCGATCGAACGCATCCGCATCGTTCGGGATTCTGCTACGTTGAACCTGGGACCGCTTCCCAACGGAACCGGTGGTCTGATCGGCGGCGATGATGCCGGCTACCTTGTTATCGAAACAAGACTTCCCTCCATAAGCAGTGAGGGGACCCTGCTGCTGCAGGGGGAGAGTTTCGACCGAAAACATGTCAACGCGATGGCAGGCACGCTCGGCGAGAACGGCTACCTGAACTTCATCGCCGACTATGACAAGAGCAACGGTGACCCAGACTGGACGACCGGCTTTGAAAAACGTTCACTCTATGCCAAAGGCGGGCTCTTCTTCGGCAATTGGACTTTCGACGCACAGGCCTTTCTCACGGATACGGTCCAGGAGCTGCAGCGAAGCACCACCCCGGGGGTGAGCGACGCCAAATGGAGCTATGACCCGATGCGGATCGCGGAGGGCTCTGCCAAACTGGGCTACACCTCTTCTTACGGCGTCACATCGCTCTCCTATGCCCACAGCTATCTTAATTCCCAGCTGCAGCAGGAAAAGTGGAGCGACCCCGACTACCATGCGACAGAGGAGCAGCGCGAGAACTTCGATGATCTGCGGCTCGATCACGCCGTCTCGTTGGGCGACCATACCCTGCGTGCCGGTCTCGAAGGGATCTGGTGGCATACCCCGACCGGCGAATACTTTTATACCGGATGGGAGAAAAAAGAGCGTACCGCCGGTATCTTTATCCAGGACGAGTGGCAGCTCGGTGCGTTCAGCCTTGATGCCGGTCTGCGCGTAGACAAAACGTGGATCGATATCGGGTACGAACAGATCGGGCCGAAAAAAGTGCGCATCGAAGACCAGAGTTACGAGCCTGTCATGGCGGTCGCGGTCGGGGGACGATGGGACTATACAAAAAGCAGTGCGCTCTTCATCCGATCCCGGCTTAGCACCCAGAACGCACCCGATGTCGAGACCGAAGACAGCTCTTCCCTCCCTGCCAGCAGACGTTATAACATCGAAGGAGGCTGGGAGAACAGCAGTTTTGTATTTCTCAGACCGCGCCTCAGCCTCTATTTCCTCAATGTCATGGACGCGCCCTACGTCTCATCGCAGCACCCTGATCCTGAAGATCCGACCGAACTGGTCAACGTCTACAGCGACAAAAGCTGGCATGAGTACGGTGCGGAGCTGGCGCTGGCGGGAACGCTCTCTCACCTCTCGTACCAGCTCTCCTACAGCTACAACGCCAACAACGACGAGCTTCTCGACAACCGCATCCCGAACTCCACCTTCAACGGGGTCGTCAGCTACCGTCAGAACGGCTATGAAGCGACGCTTGGCGCCTATTATGTCGACCGGTTTGAAACGGTCAACAAAGCCGGTACCGGCGACGCCGGCGGCTACACCAACGTCGATCTCTCACTCGGATACGCATTCAGGGCCCTCAGTGTCGACAACAAAGTGCAGCTCTATGCACGCAACCTTGCCGATGACGATTACGAATCGATCTACGGTTTTCCCAGCATGGGGCGTGTCGTCGGTGCCAGCTACAGGCTGGCATTCTGA
- a CDS encoding TOBE domain-containing protein encodes MENALEGRLWISKADHSFLGQGRIELLRQIGETGSISKAAKAMKMSYKAAWDAVDAMNNLAEAPLVERSTGGKGGGGTRLTPYGREIIETYTVLHEEHQRFLNNLSLRINTQEGHLRLLERMTMRVSARNQLLGSVVKIHKGAVHSEVVLRLKGEDTITAIITNDSIKSLDLQIDTEAYALFKAGSVILSTDLDLAISTRNRFEGTVERIERGSINSEVIVNLKGGNTICSTVTNESLDELQLSEGKPVVALCKASNIILGLQ; translated from the coding sequence ATGGAAAATGCACTTGAAGGTAGACTCTGGATCAGTAAAGCGGACCACAGTTTTCTGGGACAGGGACGGATAGAGCTGTTGCGACAGATCGGCGAGACAGGTTCAATCTCAAAAGCGGCGAAAGCGATGAAGATGAGCTACAAAGCTGCCTGGGATGCCGTGGATGCGATGAACAACCTTGCCGAAGCACCGCTTGTCGAGCGTTCGACAGGCGGAAAGGGCGGCGGTGGTACCCGGCTGACACCGTACGGCAGGGAGATCATCGAGACCTATACGGTGCTGCATGAAGAGCATCAGCGTTTCCTTAACAACCTCTCCCTGCGTATCAATACACAGGAGGGGCACCTGCGTCTGCTTGAGCGGATGACAATGCGCGTCAGCGCCAGAAACCAGCTCTTGGGAAGTGTCGTCAAGATCCATAAAGGGGCGGTTCACAGTGAAGTGGTGCTGCGTCTTAAGGGTGAGGATACGATCACTGCCATCATCACCAACGACTCGATCAAGTCGCTCGACCTTCAGATCGATACCGAGGCGTATGCGCTTTTCAAAGCGGGATCGGTCATACTGAGTACGGATCTTGATCTGGCGATCAGTACCCGTAACCGCTTTGAAGGGACGGTGGAGCGCATCGAGCGTGGAAGCATCAACAGCGAGGTGATCGTCAATCTCAAGGGGGGCAATACGATCTGCTCCACCGTGACCAACGAGTCGCTCGATGAACTGCAGCTGAGTGAAGGGAAGCCGGTCGTTGCCCTCTGCAAGGCGAGTAATATCATTCTTGGCCTTCAGTAG
- the modA gene encoding molybdate ABC transporter substrate-binding protein: protein MKKSLLALLFAAATLAAGEINIAVAANVSYAIDELKAEFAKSHPDTKVQVTLGSSGKLTAQIKNGAPYGLFMAANMKYPQALYSDKVAVTEPVVYAQGALAYLSVKKQNFAEGITLLGSDKIGKIAVANPKTAPYGKAAIEAMKNGGVYEKAKEKFVFAESISQTVTYAITAADIGLIAKSSLYSDKMTQYKEGVNWAAVDPKLYTPIKQGIVLLKNSEGNGEYRAFYDFILSAKAKAILKAYGYIVE, encoded by the coding sequence ATGAAAAAGTCTTTATTAGCACTGCTATTTGCCGCGGCAACCCTTGCCGCAGGCGAGATCAACATCGCGGTGGCGGCCAATGTCAGCTACGCCATCGATGAACTGAAGGCGGAATTCGCCAAGAGCCATCCTGATACCAAGGTGCAGGTGACGCTCGGCAGCAGCGGAAAACTGACGGCGCAGATCAAAAACGGTGCCCCTTACGGCCTCTTTATGGCGGCCAATATGAAGTACCCGCAGGCCCTTTACAGCGACAAGGTCGCCGTAACGGAGCCGGTGGTCTATGCGCAGGGGGCACTGGCCTACCTGAGCGTCAAGAAGCAGAATTTCGCAGAGGGGATCACGCTGCTTGGAAGCGACAAGATCGGTAAGATCGCCGTTGCCAACCCCAAGACGGCCCCTTACGGCAAGGCGGCAATCGAGGCGATGAAGAACGGCGGGGTCTACGAGAAAGCCAAAGAAAAATTCGTCTTTGCCGAATCGATCTCACAGACCGTCACCTATGCGATCACGGCGGCCGACATCGGTCTGATCGCCAAGTCCTCGCTCTACAGCGACAAGATGACACAGTACAAAGAGGGGGTGAACTGGGCGGCGGTCGATCCCAAGCTCTATACGCCGATCAAACAGGGGATCGTCCTGCTTAAAAACAGTGAAGGCAACGGCGAATACCGGGCCTTTTACGACTTTATCCTGAGTGCCAAGGCGAAGGCGATCCTGAAAGCGTACGGGTACATAGTAGAATGA